GAACGTCGAGGCCGCCCCGCGGTGGGGGCGGCCTCGACGTGCGAGCCGATCAGCGCCTGGTGAGCTCCTTGGCTTCCCGGGACTCGGGGGCGAAGGTGATGAGCACCTCGCTGCGAGTGGTCATTCCGGCGATGAGCCACGCCGTCACCAGCGCGAAGAGGAGGTGACCGATGAAGTAGTGAGGGCTGCCCGCGAGGTTGGCCACCATGGTCGGATTGATGAGCCGCGTGAACAGCAGGCCCGAGAAGACCCACAGCATGCACCCGAAGCCGACGGCGTAGAGGGTCTCCCAGCCGAAGGACCGAACGCGGCGCGGCACGAAGGCCCCCACCCCCATGCCGTAGAACATCCCCCACAGCGCCGAGACGACGAGGTGCAGCACCAGGCCGGTGACGCTCGGGCCCGCGACGAAGCCGGGCGCGGGGGGGATGGCGAAGGAGGGGGGCCTAAAGGCGGGGATCGTCGCCCCGATGGTGTTGACGGGCATCCACAGGCCCTTGCCCTCGGCGGCGCTCGTGACCATCAGGTAGAGGGCCATCACCGCGCCGCCGGCCAAACCGGCCGCGGCGCACTTGGCCCAGTAGGCGCGAGGAGCGGCCTCGATTCGAGCTGCCATCCGTTGCCTCCTTCCTGACTTCGGATCCAGCGGCGACCCGCAAGTCGGGTTCGACGGCCAGCATACGCAGGGTCCGCGCCGCGCCACAAGAATGAAGCAGGATAAAGCCGCCTCAGGGGGCGGGGCTGGGGGCTCCGACGGCCTCGGGGCGCGAGGCCACCGCGACCTCGCCCGGATCGGCGACGGGCTCGACGACCAGCAGGCGGTACAGGAAGGTGATCAGGGCGCGGACGATCGCCGCCACCGGCACGGCGATCAAGAGCCCGATTCCCCCGGCGTAGTGCTCGCCGACCACCAGCGCCAGGATGACCAGCACCGGGTGGACCTCCGAGTGGTGGCCGAGGACCTTGGGGTTGAGGATGTTGGCCTCGATCAGGTGGATCACGCCGATCAGCAGCACCACCTCGAGGGCGACCCACCAGCCCTGCGAGAAGGCGATGAGGACGGCAGGGATGGTGGAGATGATGGTCCCGAAGATCGGCACCAGGCTGCAGACGCCGGCGATCAGGCCGATGGTCAGCGCGAACTTGACGTTCAGGAGCAGCAGCCCGAGGGTGGTCAGCACCCCGTTGATGAGGCACACGACCAGCTGGCCGCGGATCGCCCCGGCCAGGCCCCGGTCCACGTCGCGACCCAGCGCCAGGAGGGTGTCGCGGTAGGGCGCGGGGAAAAGGCCCGCGAGCCCCCGCTTCATGCGGGGCCAGTCCAAAAGCATGAAGGCCGTCAGCATGAAGACCAGCACCGCCGAGAAGATGGTCGAGAAGACCCCCTTCACGAGCGCCTGGCCCTGCTTCAGGATCGAGGCGGTCTGGCCCTCCCCTGAGTGGAGCAGGCCCGAGACCGCCTGCTGGACATTCTCGCGCGCGTCGATCGGCACCCCGTACGAGTCGAGGGTGCGCTGGACCGTCTCGAGCATCGGGAGCAGGGTGTCGGTCTCGACGTGCCGCGCAAGCTCCGGTAGCTCCTTGGAGATGCGGACGCCCTCGGCGTAGAAATGAGGGGCGATCGTCATGGTCCCGATCCCGATCGCCGCGAAGAAGCC
The sequence above is a segment of the Pantanalinema sp. genome. Coding sequences within it:
- a CDS encoding AI-2E family transporter; the encoded protein is MPALSPLTRRILTGLLVVGGLAFLYAIHQVLAPFLVALLLVYILNPLVDRLALARIKGLVLGRKAAVALVFAGFFAAIGIGTMTIAPHFYAEGVRISKELPELARHVETDTLLPMLETVQRTLDSYGVPIDARENVQQAVSGLLHSGEGQTASILKQGQALVKGVFSTIFSAVLVFMLTAFMLLDWPRMKRGLAGLFPAPYRDTLLALGRDVDRGLAGAIRGQLVVCLINGVLTTLGLLLLNVKFALTIGLIAGVCSLVPIFGTIISTIPAVLIAFSQGWWVALEVVLLIGVIHLIEANILNPKVLGHHSEVHPVLVILALVVGEHYAGGIGLLIAVPVAAIVRALITFLYRLLVVEPVADPGEVAVASRPEAVGAPSPAP